In the genome of Montipora foliosa isolate CH-2021 chromosome 3, ASM3666993v2, whole genome shotgun sequence, one region contains:
- the LOC137995133 gene encoding uncharacterized protein: MSKQFKVPVFCNRNAHSVKGVPTFDVSQLKIIERIGHGSFGEVYTTDFNDPGKLTTQTVVVKKAIQALDHDERKLFLKEVALLHDLKHDNVVNLKGVCYKPCALMLEYLCFSFIPFGENARVSSLADLLLHADAEYNFEGFQDLVVFAGKDIVRGLQYLHANGVAHRDLKPANILVSNQHYSLLSEDQITAHFKLRPVVCKLTDFGESRSANVQTNTVLASKTRRVDRGTAVFMSPEILVKDGAKFNQASLQNLMLSDIWSLGMTFFTMVNPNLKCLKC, from the coding sequence ATGTCTAAGCAATTCAAAGTACCAGTTTTCTGTAACAGAAATGCTCATAGCGTCAAAGGTGTTCCAACTTTTGACGTTAGTCAGCTTAAAATTATAGAAAGGATCGGGCATGGAAGTTTTGGCGAAGTGTACACGACTGATTTCAATGATCCTGGAAAACTCACAACGCAGACGGTAGTCGTTAAGAAGGCCATCCAGGCGCTGGATCACGACGAAAGGAAGCTGTTTCTTAAGGAGGTTGCTCTTCTGCACGACTTGAAGCATGATAACGTGGTAAACTTAAAAGGGGTCTGTTATAAACCGTGCGCCTTGATGTTGGAATATCTGTGTTTCAGTTTCATTCCTTTCGGCGAGAATGCGCGGGTAAGTTCTCTTGCTGATCTGCTTCTACATGCAGACGCAGAGTACAACTTTGAAGGTTTTCAAGACCTGGTTGTGTTCGCTGGTAAAGATATCGTCCGAGGACTTCAATACCTCCATGCAAATGGAGTTGCTCATCGCGATCTTAAGCCGGCCAATATTTTGGTAAGCAATCAGCATTACTCTTTGTTAAGCGAGGATCAAATTACAGCCCATTTCAAATTGCGGCCTGTCGTCTGCAAACTCACAGATTTTGGGGAAAGTCGATCGGCTAATGTACAGACAAACACAGTCTTGGCATCCAAAACCCGAAGAGTAGATAGAGGGACAGCGGTCTTCATGTCTCCTGAAATCCTAGTTAAAGATGGGGCCAAATTCAATCAAGCCTCCCTCCAGAATCTGATGTTATCTGACATCTGGTCACTAGGTATGACTTTCTTTACGATGGTCAATCCCAACCTCAAGTGTCTCAAGTGTTAG
- the LOC137995135 gene encoding uncharacterized protein, whose amino-acid sequence MDRQVANKLSIANDNIQIQSPCLLVTNDASNSCAFLSVKVADRIIHELGPHISDIASLAEMVEEVIWYLPERINAKRDMSRFYDVSEAYSILWKETVLNSQYDFFEELPFADCIYSFDSRSRLHERLCILGQADFIVIFSSVPYILVIGCTGGRAFMIDTHTGSLIVGRDNAHSTWKTLCLSLWERLQCAGVQQGTGQSLCRLTPRKSTHTLGKQNSLTRDFCCASSNKEPRPCPKGSVKRTCEGTSLSEQPDPKRSREGEYDDQAECDARQDDQLHIDITYDDQGEDEEAVDVEGHARQAAHVHIDLTQEDQEEEEEEEEDDDQIGTRALCSDNLIIQEKYRNKTTAESVLKPTASVHIDLSQDDKVPQGANAKKQPGPPKDSIGNSCETKSSKEEEPSMKTTHTTTPLLYKNDKDLPIFESGKKERYTVREAVEILLCEYEKVTKCNKTPLKVRKNLSFLVDVGKFKCWQDMKSDMNGVFSHTLRICTWTVEVDKENEVQSLEKKKMTLTGQNIYHIYINSMRNEAGLCRSIFFLRGQDEEIRSSICLLQYTISKEVQCTEVVYDVPSHGNRKGKRKPYYPTKKSTIQAIKDELGSNSAAVAFRNVTVSAGGALGARDPGELPRSRKQVYDLKNNMKKVDDVNELLQYAKHSEEPIVLEHHNVPEDLWVLAKPHMTKDLSRFCTSDKLSHPLSVDPTFNFGKFEVTPFTYKHLFLKSKRTGRAPSFLGPTAIHYSKQKNVYKKIVLAVANASPGLADKAKGFITDGEESLYSALGEVLRHATGLRFFRHFQQNCRDKLHKLGIRKPTEQNFFIDTVFGTPISEGLLDAYDKSDLRARTLAAKEATDKEEVRLTGNKTPKFWSYVNTHKKMMKKCMIATARSKAGMPNDESGKPLKSYTNQSESINNKLTRQKEAITKNDKNKVDMSKVQFTKNVWEEVDRHQQEEMKMAICGVSSEYELAEVVAYLELPVDEWFDMNEDERNAYVQEFNEMTIEDAMKGKTIAASHVPTAQVSEFKEFSVDVRKILHSFKNWTNGLVATIVKDAETLLNLKDAVQRMPSISSNERSKYLVAASSFLEGRR is encoded by the exons ATGGACCGTCAAGTTGCAAACAAACTGTCCATAGCGAATGACAACATTCAGATCCAGTCACCCTGTCTTCTTGTCACCAATGACGCAAGCAATTCATGCGCGTTCCTGTCAGTAAAAGTTGCCGATAGAATTATCCATGAATTAGGCCCACATATTTCTGATATCGCTTCCTTGGCTGAAATGGTGGAAGAGGTTATTTGGTATTTACCAGAAAGAATCAATGCCAAACGCGACATGAGCAGGTTTTATGATGTGTCGGAAGCTTACTCAATTTTGTGGAAGGAAACAGTGTTAAATTCACAATATGATTTCTTTGAAGAACTGCCCTTTGCTGATTGCATCTACAGTTTTGATTCCAGAAGCAGGCTGCACGAGAGGCTTTGCATCCTTGGACAGGCTGACTTTATTGTCATATTTTCCAGTGTTCCTTACATTCTCGTTATTGGCTGTACTGGCGGCAGAGCGTTTATGATTGACACTCATACTGGTTCTCTAATAGTGGGAAGGGACAACGCCCATTCGACGTGGAAGACTCTTTGTCTTTCGCTATGGGAAAGACTCCAGTGCGCTGGTGTACAACAGGGTACTGGCCAATCACTTTGTCGATTGACCCCAAGGAAAAG CACTCACACTTTGGGTAAACAAAACTCCCTGACAAGAGATTTCTGTTGTGCCTCGAGCAACAAAGAACCACGCCCTTGTCCTAAAGGTTCAGTCAAGAGAACATGTGAAGGAACCTCACTTTCCGAACAACCAGATCCCAAAAGAAGCCGTGAGGGGGAGTACGATGACCAG GCTGAATGCGACGCGAGACAAGACGATCAACTCCACATTGATATTACTTATGACGATCAAGGAGAAGACGAAGAAGCTGTTGAC GTTGAAGGCCACGCGAGGCAAGCCGCTCACGTTCATATTGATCTTACTCAAGAGgaccaagaagaagaagaagaagaagaagaagacgatgATCAGATTGGTACAAGAGCTCTCTGTTCTGATAACCTTATCATACAGGAAAAATACCGGAACAAAACTACG GCGGAAAGCGTCTTGAAGCCTACAGCATCAGTTCATATTGATCTCTCTCAAGATGACAAAGTCCCTCAG GGTGCAAATGCGAAGAAACAACCTGGCCCGCCAAAAGACAGCATTGGTAATTCTTGTGAAACAAAGAGTTCTAAG gaAGAGGAACCCTCCATGAAGACCACTCATACCACCACCCCTTTACTGtacaagaatgacaaagatcTACCGATCTTTGAAAGTGGCAAGAAGGAGCGGTACACGGTCAGAGAAGCAGTAGAAATTCTTCTCTGTGAATATGAAAAAGTGACGAAGTGCAACAAGACACCTCTGAAAGTAAGAAAAAACTTGTCGTTCCTAGTCGATGTGGGGAAATTCAAATGTTGGCAAGACATGAAAAGTGATATGAATGGTGTCTTTTCTCATACGTTACGTATTTGTACATGGACGGTGGAAGTTGACAAAGAAAATGAGGTCCAAAGCCtcgagaagaagaagatgacaTTGACGGGCCAAAACATAtatcacatttacatcaattcgaTGCGGAACGAAGCAGGATTGTGTCGCTCCATATTTTTCCTACGAGGCCAAGATGAAGAGATTCGGAGTTCGATTTGCCTGTTGCAGTATACGATTTCAAAAGAGGTCCAGTGTACTGAAGTCGTGTATGACGTTCCATCCCATGGAAATCGCAAGGGAAAGAGAAAGCCGTACTACCCAACTAAGAAAAGTACCATCCAAGCCATTAAAGACGAACTGGGTTCTAATTCAGCTGCCGTGGCCTTCAGAAATGTTACGGTCTCCGCAGGTGGTGCCTTGGGTGCTAGAGATCCCGGAGAATTGCCCAGATCCAGGAAACAGGTCTACGACCTCAAGAACAATATGAAAAAAGTAGATGACGTAAACGAGTTGTTGCAATACGCAAAACACAGCGAAGAACCGATAGTGCTCGAACATCATAATGTTCCAGAGGACCTGTGGGTGTTGGCAAAACCTCACATGACGAAGGACTTGTCTAGGTTTTGCACCTCTGATAAACTCAGTCACCCCCTCAGTGTGGACCCAACTTTTAATTTCGGCAAGTTCGAGGTCACCCCATTTACTTACAAGCATCTGTTCCTTAAATCTAAGCGTACTGGTAGGGCACCTTCCTTTCTCGGCCCAACCGCAATTCATTacagcaaacaaaagaatgtttACAAGAAGATCGTTCTCGCCGTTGCCAACGCATCCCCTGGTCTCGCTGATAAAGCAAAGGGCTTTATCACAGATGGGGAAGAATCTCTGTACAGCGCCCTTGGAGAGGTTTTGCGTCACGCCACCGGGTTGAGATTTTTCCGGCACTTCCAACAAAACTGCCGTGACAAGCTTCACAAGCTAGGAATTCGGAAGCCAACAGAGCAGAATTTCTTTATTGATACAGTATTTGGAACGCCTATTTCAGAGGGTTTGCTAGACGCATACGACAAGTCCGACTTGAGAGCCCGTACTTTAGCAGCCAAGGAAGCGACAGACAAGGAGGAAGTAAGGTTAACTGGGAACAAAACTCCTAAATTTTGGAGTTACGTCAACACCCATAAGAAGATGATGAAAAAATGCATGATTGCAACGGCAAGAAGTAAAGCGGGCATGCCTAACGACGAGTCAGGGAAACCTCTGAAAAGTTACACTAATCAGTCAGAGAGCATCAACAACAAATTAACCCGCCAGAAAGAAGCCATAACGAAGAACGACAAGAACAAAGTAGACATGTCAAAAGTACAGTTTACGAAGAATGTGTGGGAGGAGGTCGACCGACATCAACAAGAGGAGATGAAGATGGCGATTTGTGGCGTTAGTAGCGAATACGAGTTGGCTGAAGTTGTAGCTTATTTGGAACTTCCCGTCGACGAATGGTTCGATATGAATGAAGATGAAAGAAATGCCTACGTCCAAGAATTCAACGAAATGACTATCGAAGATGCCATGAAGGGAAAGACCATAGCAGCCAGCCATGTGCCAACTGCGCAAGTGTCAGAATTTAAAGAATTTTCTGTGGACGTAAGGAAAATATTACACTCTTTTAAAAACTGGACAAACGGTCTGGTTGCCACTATTGTCAAGGATGCGGAAACGTTGCTCAACCTCAAAGATGCAGTTCAAAGAATGCCGTCCATCTCAAGCAATGAGCGAAGTAAATATTTGGTTGCTGCATCGAGTTTCCTAGAAGGCAGAAGATAA